The Pyrenophora tritici-repentis strain M4 chromosome 2, whole genome shotgun sequence genome window below encodes:
- a CDS encoding MARVEL domain containing protein, translated as MVSRGLSMGLRAWQLFCAVIVTALMGSNIARANAGVHSIINYSLFVGVWWLLTLLYFLPTSFIDKFSIAIVDITLDALSVIFGFCAAVALPSYIGAHSCSNSAYTHSNSVLNSSRDTEQNCRQAQATTAFLWFGWAAFVATLLVNIMNGRGSGANLRGGVRRGAPSMSQV; from the exons ATGGTATCACGAGGACTGTCAATGGGCCTGCGCGCCTGGCAG CTGTTCTGTGCTGTTATCGTCACTGCGTTGATGGGTAGCAATATTGCTCGCGCCAACGCGGGAGTGCACTCAATCATCAACTACTCCCTATTCGTCGGTGTATGGTGGCTCCTTACGCTACTGTACTTCCTACCTACCTCATTCATCGACAAGTTCAGCATCGCCATTGTTGACATCACCCTGGATGCGTTGAGCGTCATCTTCGGTTTCTGCGCCGCCGTTGCGCTACCCTCATACATTGGTGCGCACAGCTGCTCCAACTCG GCGTACACACACTCCAACAGCGTTCTCAACAGCTCACGTGACACGGAGCAGAACTGCCGCCAAGCCCAGGCTACCACTGCCTTCCTGTGGTTTGGATGGGCTGCATTCGTCGCCACCCTCCTTGTCAACATCATGAACGGACGCGGTAGCGGCGCCAACCTCCGTGGTGGTGTCCGTCGTGGCGCTCCCTCCATGAGCCAGGTTTAG
- a CDS encoding Tymo-45kd-70kd domain containing protein, with amino-acid sequence MFATIMNATFEFAHKDVFLATVFTNFCMYLTLILFWRAKGLSSVSLAILFLIGVSYVFYMIGCNLLVLSDATEDVEESPAHPRSPQWVVDRILRVGQILRGELMHVPELEKESEPEPVSATESTVPGIEAEVEPELEADHASTVTEVDATAITTTPEDMMSGEAQAELETLTNDVGNKILAIADLIRGYDDLVDAILKANELSKLDEPSDKEESPEENLNVALVLYQPPRDIVDIIRIIPSKDTTVEGVATATPLEEEVAAITETTTITDNTAITNNTATETPALEEEIIEVEMPDAPKEREVLTPSAPAKKRKGSIEKLNESDRSYSCKRKMRIVKSGFYQIPDEMFIDDNDTKDGVTVLATGIEGLLLKGEDVSDNKDPEGDIEVSEIADEGR; translated from the exons ATGTTCGCCACCATCATGAACGCGACCTTCGAATTCGCTCACAAGGACGTCTTCCTCGCCACCGTCTTCACCAACTTCTGCATGTATCTCACGCTCATCCTCTTCTGGAGGGCCAAGGGTCTCTCCTCTGTGTCCCTGGCTATTCTCTTCCTCATCGGCGTTTCATACGTCTTCTACATGATCGGTTGCAATCTCCTCGTCTTGTCGGATGCGACTGAAGACGTCGAGGAGTCTCCTGCCCACCCACGTTCACCACAGTGGGTTGTCGACCGGATCCTTCGGGTCGGTCAGATACTGAGGGGTGAGTTGATGCATGTGCCAGAACTCGAAAAGGAGTCTGAGCCAGAGCCAGTGTCTGCAACCGAGTCGACAGTGCCTGGAATAGAAGCAGAGGTTGAGCCTGAGCTTGAGGCAGACCACGCATCCACAGTTACAGAGGTTGACGCCACCGCCATTACTACCACCCCTGAGGACATGATGTCCGGAGAGGCTCAGGCAGAGCTTGAGACGCTGACGAACGATGTCGGCAACAAGATCTTGGCCATTGCTGATCTCATCCGGGGATATGACGACTTGGTTGATGCAATCCTCAAGGCCAACGAACTGAGCAAGCTTGATGAGCCTTCCGATAAGGAAGAATCTCCCGAGGAGAACCTCAACGTCGCCCTGGTCTTGTACCAGCCACCTAGGGACATCGTGGACATCATCAGAATCATCCCTTCGAAGGATACAACTGTTGAG GGTGTTGCCACCGCGACTCCTCTTGAAGAGGAGGTTGCTGCAATCACCGAAACTACCACCATCACCGACAATACCGCCATCACCAACAACACCGCCACAGAGACTCCTGCCCTTGAGGAGGAGATCATCGAGGTCGAGATGCCGGATGCGCCAAAGGAGCGCGAAGTCCTAACTCCTAGCGCTCCTGCCAAGAAGCGGAAGGGCTCCATCGAAAAGTTGAACGAGTCGGACCGCAGCTACAGCTGCAAGCGGAAGATGAGGATTGTTAAATCAGGCTTTTACCAGATCCCT GATGAAATGTTCATTGACGACAATGACACCAAGGATGGTGTCACTGTCCTGGCCACTGGCATCGAAGGACTCTTGCTCAAGGGTGAAGATGTCAGTGACAACAAGGACCCTGAGGGAGATATCGAGGTGTCCGAGATCGCTGACGAAGG GAGATGA
- a CDS encoding inner centromere protein, ARK binding region protein, whose protein sequence is MATRTKAPTVGSAGWVLEERHQSNTLVSQELEDFGFSVRNELEWLNEHMFDILASDRQHNLDVFKTPGKLRGKTPRTARKKAVDRQPLASIQSANAQHLSPAEQSLRNVKARFQIAEDTQSENTMRQSPNKRTPIARQLFSKTGSAGKENVNNNFQANLYDKRPAQPLTAPWSPIQSTQDTVLSSQASDVFSPPQTQLTQPTQPADSFRHSFEDKEESRDNGDSFVSAKDSFASKGVSKESPRKDVSVMDVDDEYKADQSQSDVQGTMVHHELSDREDEDMRDLSEFPDPPPRAVSEQYSISAETHDALDKANSRALAPEPKNLYLPEQSTTPAGPPPASPEAEVEHDGTVLHHEIDDQMDMEDDVRSPSDNSSPVKPLVRKSSLTFASLPAREPLLAKKSMGNRVSRTSHLDANKGRNSHMGRFTGGKSLGGSQLAHPAELQHADDTDTDIERPELQREESETTKAHNKTSTQRLFERINMLKQQNEAPKRISQNITSQQSQPQSYPSTQTREDAESGQTSQPAYPSLPPPEPAQEEDDDDDWISPVRTVAPAPKPARPVLGKSHTTDARQSPHKDSPAKLVSVSNPDLSADAESTTPVGSPTTRKYMDAPLSASKSKLYSAFRAAKEKLIGSSDASAQVKMDTLRERESPERPKLPSQDSSDDAFSSPKRSEKPASIFNHIRSPSKDSDKSSNKSATPSSPLKSDGRRTRSSTEREKQKERETREKEVREAKQEQRADDRLKQMREKEQKKAAAQAQKLRAMGAKTPTAMSSQSSLRQPTAVGTSKTSAQPAPQQQQPLFRPGIPRSNTVSSREDVDSAEDMPPPPAPKSLLPTTKTTKAPLREPRKLAKPSSKDGIHKTKAPQKIMVNLKSSHYGQAPPPAPRPASQAAGKVAAVPKPAPSGSSRPASALSAKSGPSSKTAQPVAKPAAPRVGRPPTQAVEKPKAPASQPARADLGAARPVSRLQTVQDANRINIPPMNPAKPPKRQFPGEGDETLHRPAKRPSQQAKNLVPMTPAHAQFAKGKIPFAESAHAPQSQAQQIQYPNGDDIKLPEIMTDSEDEDSENEFEQPSWVNTPNLREMLSNQQLMDPEHIFGPIAPLEMEKVFPNKERHKRFRERTSSAYWANDEVTAEEKRKEREARERLVRDGGWTYNPSPLPKQSGSSR, encoded by the exons ATGGCTACCCGCACAAAAGCGCCCACAGTTGGGTCCGCTGGATGGGTTCTAGAGGAGCGCCACCAGTCCAACACGCTTGTATCCCAGGAACTGGAGGATTTTGGCTTCTCTGTGCGCAATGAGCTGGAATGGCTAAACGAGCACATGTTTGATATTCTGGCCAGCGACAGGCA ACACAATCTCGATGTCTTCAAGACACCGGGCAAGTTACGCGGCAAGACGCCTCGCACCGCGCGCAAGAAGGCCGTGGATCGCCAG CCTCTCGCCAGTATCCAGTCTGCAAACGCGCAGCATCTCAGCCCCGCTGAACAGAGTCTCCGAAACGTAAAGGCTAGGTTCCAGATCGCCGAAGACACTCAGTCGGAGAACACGATGCGGCAATCGCCTAACAAGCGCACACCCATCGCGCGACAGCTCTTCTCCAAGACCGGAAGCGCCGGAAAGGAAAACGTAAACAACAACTTCCAGGCCAATCTGTACGACAAGCGCCCAGCACAGCCTCTCACAGCCCCATGGAGCCCTATCCAGTCCACACAAGACACTGTTCTGTCATCACAGGCTAGTGACGTCTTCTCGCCGCCGCAGACGCAACTAACCCAGCCCACCCAGCCCGCCGACTCTTTCAGGCACTCATTTGAGGACAAGGAAGAAAGCCGCGACAATGGCGATTCGTTCGTCTCAGCAAAGGACTCCTTCGCCAGCAAGGGTGTCTCCAAGGAGAGCCCTCGCAAGGATGTCTCTGTCATGGATGTGGACGACGAATACAAGGCAGACCAGTCGCAGTCGGATGTACAGGGTACTATGGTTCACCACGAGCTCTCTGATAGAGAGGACGAGGACATGCGAGACTTGTCCGAGTTTCCCGATCCGCCACCACGCGCCGTATCCGAACAGTACAGCATTTCCGCCGAAACTCACGACGCGCTCGACAAGGCCAACAGCCGCGCTCTTGCGCCAGAGCCCAAGAACCTCTATCTACCAGAGCAATCGACCACACCGGCTGGCCCTCCTCCCGCTTCTCCTGAAGCCGAAGTTGAACACGACGGCACCGTTCTTCACCACGAAATCGACGACCAAATGGATATGGAGGACGATGTGCGCTCGCCCTCGGACAACTCTAGCCCCGTAAAGCCACTTGTTAGGAAGAGCAGCCTTACGTTTGCGTCTCTCCCCGCGCGCGAACCATTGCTCGCCAAGAAGAGCATGGGCAACCGCGTATCGCGCACCAGCCACCTTGATGCAAACAAAGGTCGAAACAGCCACATGGGCAGGTTCACTGGGGGGAAGAGCTTGGGGGGCTCGCAGCTCGCGCACCCTGCCGAGCTACAGCATGCTGATGACACCGACACTGACATCGAACGCCCCGAACTTCAGAGGGAGGAGTCAGAGACAACAAAGGCCCACAACAAGACTTCAACCCAGCGCCTATTTGAGCGCATTAACATGCTCAAGCAACAGAATGAAGCGCCCAAGCGCATCAGTCAAAACATCACGTCACAGCAATCCCAGCCTCAGAGCTACCCTTCCACACAGACGAGAGAGGACGCTGAATCTGGACAAACATCACAACCAGCATACCCTAGTCTCCCACCGCCAGAGCCAGCTCAGGAagaagatgacgacgacgactgGATATCGCCAGTTCGGACAGTAGCACCGGCTCCCAAGCCTGCTAGGCCGGTGCTTGGCAAATCACATACTACTGATGCTCGTCAATCTCCACATAAGGACTCGCCTGCAAAGCTTGTCTCAGTCTCAAACCCAGATCTTTCAGCAGATGCCGAATCAACGACACCAGTTGGCTCACCGACCACGAGGAAATACATGGATGCCCCCCTCAGTGCATCAAAGTCTAAGCTGTACTCGGCATTCCGCGCGGCaaaggagaagctcatcgGGTCCAGTGATGCAAGCGCTCAGGTCAAGATGGACACCCTCAGGGAGAGGGAGAGCCCAGAGAGACCCAAGCTACCCTCTCAAGATTCATCCGACGACGCCTTCAGCAGCCCCAAGCGGTCAGAGAAGCCTGCTTCAATATTCAATCACATCCGCTCGCCCTCTAAGGACTCCGACAAGTCTAGTAATAAGAGCGCCACGCCCAGCAGTCCATTGAAGAGTGATGGCCGCCGCACTCGCAGCTCGACAGAGCGTGAGAAGCAAAAGGAACGCGAGACGCGAGAGAAAGAGGTTAGGGAGGCTAAGCAGGAACAGCGCGCAGATGATAGACTCAAGCAGATGCGCGAGAAGGAGCAGAAGAAGGCGGCCGCACAGGCTCAGAAGCTCCGAGCTATGGGCGCAAAGACACCGACAGCAATGTCGTCCCAGTCGAGTCTTAGGCAGCCTACTGCTGTGGGGACAAGCAAGACGTCAGCTCAGCCAGCgccacaacaacaacagcctCTGTTCCGCCCTGGCATTCCCAGATCCAACACAGTATCTTCAAGAGAAGACGTCGACTCTGCCGAGGACATGCCGCCACCGCCTGCGCCCAAGAGTCTGCTACCTACTACCAAGACCACCAAGGCCCCTCTCCGAGAACCTAGAAAACTTGCTAAGCCATCAAGCAAGGACGGTATACACAAAACGAAGGCGCCGCAAAAGATCATGGTCAATCTCAAGAGCAGCCACTATGGTCAAGCACCCCCACCAGCTCCTCGTCCAGCTTCGCAAGCTGCAGGCAAGGTCGCTGCGGTGCCCAAGCCGGCTCCGTCTGGGTCGTCACGACCAGCTTCGGCGCTATCTGCCAAGTCAGGGCCTTCGTCCAAGACAGCTCAGCCCGTGGCTAAGCCTGCGGCTCCTCGAGTTGGCCGCCCCCCAACGCAGGCTGTGGAGAAGCCCAAGGCTCCCGCATCACAGCCGGCACGAGCTGACCTGGGTGCTGCACGACCTGTATCACGACTACAAACTGTCCAAGATGCCAATCGCATCAACATTCCCCCAATGAACCCCGCCAAGCCACCTAAGCGGCAATTTCCAGGTGAGGGCGATGAGACTCTTCACCGACCAGCCAAACGACCTTCGCAACAAGCGAAGAACTTGGTTCCGATGACACCAGCTCACGCCCAGTTTGCAAAGGGCAAGATACCTTTTGCCGAGTCTGCCCACGCGCCGCAGTCTCAAGCCCAACAAATCCAATACCCCAACGGAGACGACATCAAGCTTCCCGAGATCATGACCGACTCGGAAGACGAAGACTCTGAAAACGAGTTTGAGCAGCCCAGCTGGGTCAACACACCCAATCTTCGCGAGATGCTCAGCAATCAACAGCTCATGGACCCTGAGCACATTTTTGGCCCCATCGCCCCTCTTGAGATGGAGAAGGTCTTCCCCAACAAAGAGCGCCACAAGCGTTTCCGTGAGCGCACCAGCAGCGCTTACTGGGCCAACGACGAAGTCACCGCCGAGGAGAAGCGCAAGGAGCGCGAGGCGAGAGAGCGTCTGGTACGTGATGGCGGATGGACGTATAATCCTTCGCCTCTTCCTAAACAATCCGGTTCTTCGCGTTAA
- a CDS encoding Trichoplein domain containing protein has translation MDRDREPWRDSWQGYFTPDYAVNRNKSSVYYSPGTDPLIARTPVGPTAYRMHPGLVSLPQSAMAEPSTWNDSFRAPNNHEAYVTSNRQGNCSLTDANSITRGVTPTVHKHPSTPTLATNVPNTTIEGFKYGGQSAEVLDHHGQALALAQSQIYEKRAQKKAQEEAAAQAILQQQQQTDVNQLQAQLQEHAKKRKEEQLYKLQCQQPQDEYTHGRFLNEQERLWYSERYNQLFEASSHARSKITKPDRVVESIPVRATPPEGPTDSRPMPKAFLSKPEAISGFTVRSKVETAERTPECLPTCKASKPTVEAIPERIVSRGLETIEEATKAEADAICDFPPPPTRYKTAGKTAQPMSTHKASKPVINPVIIPSGPVTTMKAVSQSHIPKASEKKRSTAQWPKWTEGQDLSPNFESLSLASDIDEGWEEVEGELKEWEMLEH, from the coding sequence ATGGATAGAGACAGAGAACCATGGCGCGACTCATGGCAGGGATACTTTACACCCGACTACGCTGTTAATCGAAACAAGTCCTCAGTCTACTACTCTCCCGGAACCGACCCTCTCATAGCACGCACGCCTGTTGGACCAACAGCATACCGTATGCACCCGGGCCTAGTTTCTCTACCTCAATCGGCAATGGCCGAGCCATCAACATGGAACGACTCGTTCAGGGCCCCGAACAACCATGAGGCCTATGTCACCAGCAACAGACAAGGCAATTGCTCTCTTACTGATGCTAACAGTATCACAAGAGGTGTTACGCCTACAGTTCACAAGCATCCAAGCACACCAACTTTAGCCACTAATGTACCAAATACTACAATCGAAGGCTTCAAATACGGGGGCCAATCAGCTGAAGTCTTGGACCATCATGGACAGGCGTTGGCCCTGGCGCAGAGTCAGATTTATGAAAAAAGGGCTCAGAAAAAGGCTCAAGAAGAGGCTGCAGCGCAGGCAATactacaacaacaacaacagacagaCGTGAATCAGCTGCAGGCACAGCTACAGGAGCATgcaaagaagaggaaggagGAGCAGTTATATAAGCTTCAATGCCAACAGCCGCAAGATGAGTACACCCATGGACGCTTCCTGAACGAGCAGGAAAGGCTTTGGTATTCAGAGAGATATAATCAACTATTCGAGGCTAGCTCGCATGCGAGGTCTAAGATCACCAAGCCAGACCGGGTCGTCGAAAGCATTCCCGTCCGCGCGACACCACCCGAGGGGCCTACGGATTCCCGTCCCATGCCCAAGGCTTTCTTGTCTAAGCCAGAGGCCATCTCAGGCTTTACCGTACGTTCTAAAGTCGAGACAGCTGAGAGAACCCCAGAGTGTCTTCCTACGTGCAAGGCTTCCAAACCTACAGTCGAGGCAATCCCGGAGCGTATTGTATCTCGTGGACTTGAGACTATCGAGGAGGCTACCAAGGCTGAAGCTGACGCCATCTGCGACTTCCCTCCCCCACCTACCAGATACAAGACTGCCGGGAAGACTGCACAGCCCATGTCCACACACAAAGCTTCCAAGCCTGTAATCAACCCTGTCATCATACCTTCTGGACCTGTGACGACTATGAAGGCCGTATCTCAATCGCATATACCAAAGGCTTCCGAGAAAAAGCGATCTACTGCACAATGGCCGAAATGGACTGAAGGCCAGGACTTGTCACCAAACTTCGAGTCTTTGAGTTTGGCGTCAGACATAGATGAGGGATGGGAGGAGGTTGAGGGTGAGCTGAAGGAATGGGAGATGCTTGAGCACTAG